The Stomoxys calcitrans chromosome 3, idStoCalc2.1, whole genome shotgun sequence genome includes a region encoding these proteins:
- the LOC106083703 gene encoding PI-PLC X domain-containing protein 2 isoform X1 translates to MFANKKKIHGKFRRFTTLFVLVLISQLVTIMSAAAVRNDNNDFWDMGSSRPDENPSRLRLWLTISAQKRFLEISWVNAPALEDDRIMLTSGEPYNFEKLKYIATDKTPMAEFSKEEDDISKALDQEEEGSGFGNESSTTQPAMGESGYYANDIHYWISNNGTNKIVAALTPTASSLWFTTGVPFDYSLSKAVTAQTSCYGFWATYINGNGTILASTCLHAYPRWMNEMKSTIGRLRFRDLFIPGSHDSGSYRLNFNPLHQENLVTKYSLCQDDDIRGQLMHGIRYLDIRVGYHPNTPELFFINHGIVRQRPLVEIIDQVKEFVEETNEIIIFGLKEFPVGFGKNLTVHHKLAHFLKDHFGELVVHPSATWRATLNDIWSRKQNVILAYDKQEVVQLYPHLLFGSVEQRWGNVQKWADLEAFLRANSDNDVSRLTSRPVADMAELTPKAWDVILNKYGGLRKMADRVNWRVSQLYANDLAANANIVAIDYYRGTTIVETALDWNKRKIVF, encoded by the exons GAAGATCCATGGCAAATT CCGGCGTTTCACAACGTTATTCGTATTGGTCTTGATTTCTCAACTCGTGACGATAATGTCGGCGGCAGCCGTAAGGAATGACAACAATGACTTTTGGGATATGGGCTCATCACGACCGGATGAGAATCCCTCAAGACTGCGGCTTTGGTTGACTATTAGTGCACAGAAAAGATTCCTGGAGATATCGTGGGTTAATGCTCCAGCCTTGGAGGATGATCGCATTATGCTTACCTCTGGAGAGCCATATAATTTTGAGAAACTGAAATACATAGCAACAGACAAAACACCTATGGCTGAATTCAGTAAAGAAGAGGATGACATCTCCAAGGCCCTCGATCAAGAAGAGGAGGGTAGTGGTTTCGGTAATGAGTCTTCTACAACGCAGCCAGCCATGGGAGAGTCCGGCTATTATGCTAATGATATTcactattggatatcaaataatggCACCAACAAAATCGTGGCTGCCTTAACACCAACTGCCAGTTCTCTATGGTTTACCACGGGTGTTCCCTTCGATTATAGCCTTTCGAAAGCTGTCACCGCCCAAACTTCCTGTTATGGTTTTTGGGCCACCTATATTAATGGCAATGGCACAATACTGGCCTCAACATGCCTTCATGCCTATCCACGTTggatgaatgaaatgaaatcaaCTATTGGCCGTTTACGCTTTCGTGATCTTTTTATACCTGGCTCTCATGATTCTGGTTCATATCGCTTGAATTTTAATCCTTTGCATCAAGAGAATTTAGTCACAAAATACTCTTTATGCCAGGATGATGACATACGGGGTCAATTGATGCATGGCATACGGTATTTGGACATACGAGTCGGTTATCATCCCAATACACCAGAGCTATTCTTCATCAACCACGGCATTGTACGTCAGAGGCCACTTGTGGAGATTATCGATCAGGTGAAAGAGTTTGTGGAGGAGACCAATGAGATCATCATCTTTGGCCTCAAGGAGTTTCCAGTGG gttttggtaaaaatttaacTGTTCATCACAAATTGGCGCATTTCCTTAAGGATCATTTTGGCGAACTTGTTGTTCATCCTTCAGCAACATGGCGGGCTACTTTAAATGATATTTGGTCTCGTAAACAAAATGTTATCCTAGCTTATGATAAACAGGAAGTAGTAcaactatatccacatctgcTATTTGGCTCGGTGGAGCAAAGATGGGGCAATGTTCAGaaatgggccgatttggaaGCATTTTTACGTGCCAATAGCGACAACGATGTATC ACGATTAACGAGCAGACCAGTTGCCGATATGGCTGAGCTTACACCAAAAGCATGGGATGTTATACTCAACAAATACGGTGGACTTCGCAAAATGGCTGATCGTGTCAATTGGCGGGTCTCACAATTGTATGCCAATGATTTGGCAGCAAATGCAAATATCGTTGCGATAGACTATTATCGTGGTACCACAATTGTTGAGACCGCCTTGGAttggaataaaagaaaaattgtattttaG
- the LOC106083703 gene encoding PI-PLC X domain-containing protein 2 isoform X2 — MFFPNSHSRRFTTLFVLVLISQLVTIMSAAAVRNDNNDFWDMGSSRPDENPSRLRLWLTISAQKRFLEISWVNAPALEDDRIMLTSGEPYNFEKLKYIATDKTPMAEFSKEEDDISKALDQEEEGSGFGNESSTTQPAMGESGYYANDIHYWISNNGTNKIVAALTPTASSLWFTTGVPFDYSLSKAVTAQTSCYGFWATYINGNGTILASTCLHAYPRWMNEMKSTIGRLRFRDLFIPGSHDSGSYRLNFNPLHQENLVTKYSLCQDDDIRGQLMHGIRYLDIRVGYHPNTPELFFINHGIVRQRPLVEIIDQVKEFVEETNEIIIFGLKEFPVGFGKNLTVHHKLAHFLKDHFGELVVHPSATWRATLNDIWSRKQNVILAYDKQEVVQLYPHLLFGSVEQRWGNVQKWADLEAFLRANSDNDVSRLTSRPVADMAELTPKAWDVILNKYGGLRKMADRVNWRVSQLYANDLAANANIVAIDYYRGTTIVETALDWNKRKIVF, encoded by the exons ATGTTCTTCCCTAATTCCCACAGCCGGCGTTTCACAACGTTATTCGTATTGGTCTTGATTTCTCAACTCGTGACGATAATGTCGGCGGCAGCCGTAAGGAATGACAACAATGACTTTTGGGATATGGGCTCATCACGACCGGATGAGAATCCCTCAAGACTGCGGCTTTGGTTGACTATTAGTGCACAGAAAAGATTCCTGGAGATATCGTGGGTTAATGCTCCAGCCTTGGAGGATGATCGCATTATGCTTACCTCTGGAGAGCCATATAATTTTGAGAAACTGAAATACATAGCAACAGACAAAACACCTATGGCTGAATTCAGTAAAGAAGAGGATGACATCTCCAAGGCCCTCGATCAAGAAGAGGAGGGTAGTGGTTTCGGTAATGAGTCTTCTACAACGCAGCCAGCCATGGGAGAGTCCGGCTATTATGCTAATGATATTcactattggatatcaaataatggCACCAACAAAATCGTGGCTGCCTTAACACCAACTGCCAGTTCTCTATGGTTTACCACGGGTGTTCCCTTCGATTATAGCCTTTCGAAAGCTGTCACCGCCCAAACTTCCTGTTATGGTTTTTGGGCCACCTATATTAATGGCAATGGCACAATACTGGCCTCAACATGCCTTCATGCCTATCCACGTTggatgaatgaaatgaaatcaaCTATTGGCCGTTTACGCTTTCGTGATCTTTTTATACCTGGCTCTCATGATTCTGGTTCATATCGCTTGAATTTTAATCCTTTGCATCAAGAGAATTTAGTCACAAAATACTCTTTATGCCAGGATGATGACATACGGGGTCAATTGATGCATGGCATACGGTATTTGGACATACGAGTCGGTTATCATCCCAATACACCAGAGCTATTCTTCATCAACCACGGCATTGTACGTCAGAGGCCACTTGTGGAGATTATCGATCAGGTGAAAGAGTTTGTGGAGGAGACCAATGAGATCATCATCTTTGGCCTCAAGGAGTTTCCAGTGG gttttggtaaaaatttaacTGTTCATCACAAATTGGCGCATTTCCTTAAGGATCATTTTGGCGAACTTGTTGTTCATCCTTCAGCAACATGGCGGGCTACTTTAAATGATATTTGGTCTCGTAAACAAAATGTTATCCTAGCTTATGATAAACAGGAAGTAGTAcaactatatccacatctgcTATTTGGCTCGGTGGAGCAAAGATGGGGCAATGTTCAGaaatgggccgatttggaaGCATTTTTACGTGCCAATAGCGACAACGATGTATC ACGATTAACGAGCAGACCAGTTGCCGATATGGCTGAGCTTACACCAAAAGCATGGGATGTTATACTCAACAAATACGGTGGACTTCGCAAAATGGCTGATCGTGTCAATTGGCGGGTCTCACAATTGTATGCCAATGATTTGGCAGCAAATGCAAATATCGTTGCGATAGACTATTATCGTGGTACCACAATTGTTGAGACCGCCTTGGAttggaataaaagaaaaattgtattttaG
- the LOC106083703 gene encoding PI-PLC X domain-containing protein 2 isoform X3: MFANKNRRFTTLFVLVLISQLVTIMSAAAVRNDNNDFWDMGSSRPDENPSRLRLWLTISAQKRFLEISWVNAPALEDDRIMLTSGEPYNFEKLKYIATDKTPMAEFSKEEDDISKALDQEEEGSGFGNESSTTQPAMGESGYYANDIHYWISNNGTNKIVAALTPTASSLWFTTGVPFDYSLSKAVTAQTSCYGFWATYINGNGTILASTCLHAYPRWMNEMKSTIGRLRFRDLFIPGSHDSGSYRLNFNPLHQENLVTKYSLCQDDDIRGQLMHGIRYLDIRVGYHPNTPELFFINHGIVRQRPLVEIIDQVKEFVEETNEIIIFGLKEFPVGFGKNLTVHHKLAHFLKDHFGELVVHPSATWRATLNDIWSRKQNVILAYDKQEVVQLYPHLLFGSVEQRWGNVQKWADLEAFLRANSDNDVSRLTSRPVADMAELTPKAWDVILNKYGGLRKMADRVNWRVSQLYANDLAANANIVAIDYYRGTTIVETALDWNKRKIVF; the protein is encoded by the exons CCGGCGTTTCACAACGTTATTCGTATTGGTCTTGATTTCTCAACTCGTGACGATAATGTCGGCGGCAGCCGTAAGGAATGACAACAATGACTTTTGGGATATGGGCTCATCACGACCGGATGAGAATCCCTCAAGACTGCGGCTTTGGTTGACTATTAGTGCACAGAAAAGATTCCTGGAGATATCGTGGGTTAATGCTCCAGCCTTGGAGGATGATCGCATTATGCTTACCTCTGGAGAGCCATATAATTTTGAGAAACTGAAATACATAGCAACAGACAAAACACCTATGGCTGAATTCAGTAAAGAAGAGGATGACATCTCCAAGGCCCTCGATCAAGAAGAGGAGGGTAGTGGTTTCGGTAATGAGTCTTCTACAACGCAGCCAGCCATGGGAGAGTCCGGCTATTATGCTAATGATATTcactattggatatcaaataatggCACCAACAAAATCGTGGCTGCCTTAACACCAACTGCCAGTTCTCTATGGTTTACCACGGGTGTTCCCTTCGATTATAGCCTTTCGAAAGCTGTCACCGCCCAAACTTCCTGTTATGGTTTTTGGGCCACCTATATTAATGGCAATGGCACAATACTGGCCTCAACATGCCTTCATGCCTATCCACGTTggatgaatgaaatgaaatcaaCTATTGGCCGTTTACGCTTTCGTGATCTTTTTATACCTGGCTCTCATGATTCTGGTTCATATCGCTTGAATTTTAATCCTTTGCATCAAGAGAATTTAGTCACAAAATACTCTTTATGCCAGGATGATGACATACGGGGTCAATTGATGCATGGCATACGGTATTTGGACATACGAGTCGGTTATCATCCCAATACACCAGAGCTATTCTTCATCAACCACGGCATTGTACGTCAGAGGCCACTTGTGGAGATTATCGATCAGGTGAAAGAGTTTGTGGAGGAGACCAATGAGATCATCATCTTTGGCCTCAAGGAGTTTCCAGTGG gttttggtaaaaatttaacTGTTCATCACAAATTGGCGCATTTCCTTAAGGATCATTTTGGCGAACTTGTTGTTCATCCTTCAGCAACATGGCGGGCTACTTTAAATGATATTTGGTCTCGTAAACAAAATGTTATCCTAGCTTATGATAAACAGGAAGTAGTAcaactatatccacatctgcTATTTGGCTCGGTGGAGCAAAGATGGGGCAATGTTCAGaaatgggccgatttggaaGCATTTTTACGTGCCAATAGCGACAACGATGTATC ACGATTAACGAGCAGACCAGTTGCCGATATGGCTGAGCTTACACCAAAAGCATGGGATGTTATACTCAACAAATACGGTGGACTTCGCAAAATGGCTGATCGTGTCAATTGGCGGGTCTCACAATTGTATGCCAATGATTTGGCAGCAAATGCAAATATCGTTGCGATAGACTATTATCGTGGTACCACAATTGTTGAGACCGCCTTGGAttggaataaaagaaaaattgtattttaG
- the LOC106083703 gene encoding PI-PLC X domain-containing protein 2 isoform X4 encodes MSAAAVRNDNNDFWDMGSSRPDENPSRLRLWLTISAQKRFLEISWVNAPALEDDRIMLTSGEPYNFEKLKYIATDKTPMAEFSKEEDDISKALDQEEEGSGFGNESSTTQPAMGESGYYANDIHYWISNNGTNKIVAALTPTASSLWFTTGVPFDYSLSKAVTAQTSCYGFWATYINGNGTILASTCLHAYPRWMNEMKSTIGRLRFRDLFIPGSHDSGSYRLNFNPLHQENLVTKYSLCQDDDIRGQLMHGIRYLDIRVGYHPNTPELFFINHGIVRQRPLVEIIDQVKEFVEETNEIIIFGLKEFPVGFGKNLTVHHKLAHFLKDHFGELVVHPSATWRATLNDIWSRKQNVILAYDKQEVVQLYPHLLFGSVEQRWGNVQKWADLEAFLRANSDNDVSRLTSRPVADMAELTPKAWDVILNKYGGLRKMADRVNWRVSQLYANDLAANANIVAIDYYRGTTIVETALDWNKRKIVF; translated from the exons ATGTCGGCGGCAGCCGTAAGGAATGACAACAATGACTTTTGGGATATGGGCTCATCACGACCGGATGAGAATCCCTCAAGACTGCGGCTTTGGTTGACTATTAGTGCACAGAAAAGATTCCTGGAGATATCGTGGGTTAATGCTCCAGCCTTGGAGGATGATCGCATTATGCTTACCTCTGGAGAGCCATATAATTTTGAGAAACTGAAATACATAGCAACAGACAAAACACCTATGGCTGAATTCAGTAAAGAAGAGGATGACATCTCCAAGGCCCTCGATCAAGAAGAGGAGGGTAGTGGTTTCGGTAATGAGTCTTCTACAACGCAGCCAGCCATGGGAGAGTCCGGCTATTATGCTAATGATATTcactattggatatcaaataatggCACCAACAAAATCGTGGCTGCCTTAACACCAACTGCCAGTTCTCTATGGTTTACCACGGGTGTTCCCTTCGATTATAGCCTTTCGAAAGCTGTCACCGCCCAAACTTCCTGTTATGGTTTTTGGGCCACCTATATTAATGGCAATGGCACAATACTGGCCTCAACATGCCTTCATGCCTATCCACGTTggatgaatgaaatgaaatcaaCTATTGGCCGTTTACGCTTTCGTGATCTTTTTATACCTGGCTCTCATGATTCTGGTTCATATCGCTTGAATTTTAATCCTTTGCATCAAGAGAATTTAGTCACAAAATACTCTTTATGCCAGGATGATGACATACGGGGTCAATTGATGCATGGCATACGGTATTTGGACATACGAGTCGGTTATCATCCCAATACACCAGAGCTATTCTTCATCAACCACGGCATTGTACGTCAGAGGCCACTTGTGGAGATTATCGATCAGGTGAAAGAGTTTGTGGAGGAGACCAATGAGATCATCATCTTTGGCCTCAAGGAGTTTCCAGTGG gttttggtaaaaatttaacTGTTCATCACAAATTGGCGCATTTCCTTAAGGATCATTTTGGCGAACTTGTTGTTCATCCTTCAGCAACATGGCGGGCTACTTTAAATGATATTTGGTCTCGTAAACAAAATGTTATCCTAGCTTATGATAAACAGGAAGTAGTAcaactatatccacatctgcTATTTGGCTCGGTGGAGCAAAGATGGGGCAATGTTCAGaaatgggccgatttggaaGCATTTTTACGTGCCAATAGCGACAACGATGTATC ACGATTAACGAGCAGACCAGTTGCCGATATGGCTGAGCTTACACCAAAAGCATGGGATGTTATACTCAACAAATACGGTGGACTTCGCAAAATGGCTGATCGTGTCAATTGGCGGGTCTCACAATTGTATGCCAATGATTTGGCAGCAAATGCAAATATCGTTGCGATAGACTATTATCGTGGTACCACAATTGTTGAGACCGCCTTGGAttggaataaaagaaaaattgtattttaG
- the LOC106083701 gene encoding zinc finger and BTB domain-containing protein 24 — translation MIKTELPVVTPTLHQPLHSKVTNYLNDQRRQGQFCDLILELESGDSIYGHFCVVAAQSRFIGGPHFQQTTLHFSIHNPLKVQIKNFNCTECLQSIGDFFYEDMVTIVKEHIQHFKHLAKILVVGELMKVFQIPEETPEIIEIKGGPAALKEGEETKTKEENIQPSENREGEQHSLIKTKSENIFDEKKTYFKLRNPRSSTSNSKINYCLACDFKCYRVQEMINHMRNCEASHLTCSLCEVGFLSWREYDEHLKKHDADVKKPFFCLECGIRFMTRAALLLHHPKHSKETPHLCPHCGKGFKWRQGLNIHLQAHNTEKRMLCDVCGYSTIHLKALKSHKLSHTGEFFKCTFPGCHHQANRKENLKLHIETHKQERPFVCEICGCKFSLSKNLKRHAMKHSTDNVKKYKCQLCTFNSHRSDKLKEHVQRVHTEKAVQLELPEIVENAFESKTDLDEFHLPLLETCSKDRDGDLNDVIREKVKKKVRKRLSKANKTIMERKLKVLAPKIIATETTTIAEVKGK, via the exons ATGATAAAAACGGAACTTCCTGTTGTCACCCCCACCTTACATCAGCCTTTGCATTCCAAAGTTACTAACTATCTAAACGATCAGCGGCGACAAGGACAGTTTTGTGATTTGATCCTTGAATTGGAAAGTGGCGATTCCATTTATGGACACTTTTGTGTTGTTGCAGCTCAAAGCCGCTTCATTGGAGGACCTCATTTTCAACAGACAACTTTGCATTTCTCTATTCATAATCCCTTAAAGGTacaaataaaaaactttaattgTACGGAATGTTTGCAGAGCATTGGAGATTTCTTCTATGAGGATATGGTAACAATCGTTAAGGAACATATACAGCATTTTAAACATTTGGCAAAAATCCTTGTAGTGGGAGAGTTGATGAAAGTATTCCAGATACCAGAAGAGACCCCTGAAATAATAGAAATAAAAGGTGGACCAGCGGCTTTGAAAGAGGGGGAGGAAACAAAAACTAAAGAAGAAAACATACAGCCCAGTGAAAATAGAGAAGGCGAACAACATTcgttaattaaaacaaaatctgAGAATATCTTTGATGAGAAAAAGACTTATtttaag CTGCGCAACCCTCGATCATCAACTTCAAATAGTAAGATCAACTATTGCTTAGCATGCGATTTCAAATGCTATAGGGTCCAGGAGATGATAAATCATATGCGCAATTGTGAAGCTTCACATCTCACTTGTTCGCTTTGTGAGGTGGGCTTCCTAAGCTGGAGGGAGTATGATGAACATCTTAAGAAGCACGATGCCGATGTTAAGAAACCATTTTTCTGCCTAGAATGTGGAATACGTTTTATGACTCGTGCTGCTCTACTTCTACATCATCCGAAGCACTCCAAAGAAACTCCGCACCTTTGTCCTCATTGTGGTAAGGGCTTCAAATGGCGACAAGGCTTGAACATACATTTGCAGGCCCACAACACAGAGAAAAGAATGCTTTGCGACGTATGCGGCTACAGCACCATACATTTGAAAGCATTAAAGTCCCACAAACTTAGCCACACAGGAGAATTCTTCAAATGCACATTTCCCGGTTGCCACCATCAGGCAAATCGCAAAGAAAATCTTAAACTGCACATTGAAACACATAAACAAGAGCGCCCATTTGTATGTGAAATTTGTGGCTGTAAGTTTAGCTTATCCAAAAATCTCAAACGTCATGCAATGAAACATTCGACCGATAATGTTAAGAAATACAAATGTCAGTTATGCACATTCAATAGTCATCGATCGGATAAACTTAAGGAGCATGTTCAAAGAGTGCACACGGAAAAGGCGGTGCAGTTAGAGTTGCCGGAAATAGTTGAAAATGCTTTTGAATCGAAAACGGATTTGGACGAATTTCATTTACCGCTGCTAGAAACTTGCAGTAAGGATAGAGATGGAGACCTAAACGATGTGATCAGAGAAAAAGTTAAAAAGAAGGTACGAAAAAGATTATCAAAAGCTAACAAAACGATAATGGAGAGAAAACTTAAGGTGCTAGCACCAAAGATTATTGCTACAGAAACTACTACCATCGCTGAAGTTAAAGGAAAATAA
- the LOC131995831 gene encoding nuclear protein 1 → MSEAYFDQYEHYNYDQDKYVFSGHSGKNRSKREVNENTNHFDPNGHSRKLLTKFMNTNNNKKVVTAGGKN, encoded by the coding sequence ATGTCGGAGGCTTATTTCGATCAATACGAGCACTACAACTACGACCAAGATAAATACGTTTTCTCCGGCCATAGTGGCAAGAATCGCTCCAAACGGGAGGTCAATGAAAACACCAACCATTTCGACCCCAATGGACATTCCAGAAAACTGTTAACCAAATTCATGAACACCAATAACAATAAGAAAGTAGTTACTGCAGGAGGCAAAAACTGA